From a single Nothobranchius furzeri strain GRZ-AD chromosome 9, NfurGRZ-RIMD1, whole genome shotgun sequence genomic region:
- the hnf4b gene encoding LOW QUALITY PROTEIN: hepatocyte nuclear factor 4-beta (The sequence of the model RefSeq protein was modified relative to this genomic sequence to represent the inferred CDS: inserted 2 bases in 1 codon; deleted 3 bases in 2 codons; substituted 4 bases at 4 genomic stop codons): MRDTVTSYSSHSPKIVKTNSIAGAMKLDGTEYFNVSVLRQTTDRPESAPSPSVSQTDAGGSLCCICADNATGKHCGASSCDACKGFLRRSIRNNHTYNCRFNRQCVVDKDKRNQGRFCRLTKSLQDXSRNFSSVRSTAVQDERDTLSFPRAKGQTAGPXVGMLQQAETSVQQSHVSSKKRTCVGDVFQSMKQQLLLLVERAKHIPEFCHLQTDDSVTLLQTHSAEHLILGAARRSLPTYKNVILPGNDFVIPLRGAELEVAXVARRTQAELVKPLRELGITDKKLACLQAIAFLAPDCPGLENPQTIRRLRLQAHVLLEEAVSEXQGRLGXLILMLPPPPLQRVAWQMVETLRLTQQLGEARMDSLLLEMLLGKGARTEPCTCRKPRNSL; encoded by the exons ATGCGTGACACAGTTACCAGTTACAGCTCACACAGCCCTAAAATTGTCAAAACAAACAGCATCGCCGGAGCCATGAAGCTTGATGGGACTGAATATTTTAACGTCTCCGTGCTGAGACAAACAACAG ATCGGCCAGAATCAGCACCGTCTCCATCAGTGTCGCAGACTGACGCAGGTGGAAGTCTGTGTTGCATCTGTGCAGACAACGCCACAGGTAAGCACTGTGGTGCATCCAGCTGTGACGCCTGCAAGGGCTTCTTAAGGAGGAGCATCCGCAACAACCACACATACAACTGTAG GTTCAACAGGCAGTGTGTCGTGGACAAAGACAAAAGGAATCAAGGTCGTTTCTGCAGACTAACTAAATCCT TGCAGGACTGAAGTCGGAATTTCTCTTCTGTTAGATCAACAGCGGTTCAGGATGAGCGAGACACCCTCAGctttcccagagcaaagggacaaACAGCAGGACC CGTCGGCATGCTCCAGCAGGCTGAGACCAGCGTGCAACAG AGTCATGTCAGCTCCAAGAAGAGGACATGTGTGGGAGACGTGTTCCAATCCATGAAGCAGCAACTCCTCCTGCTGGTGGAACGGGCCAAACACATCCCAGAGTTCTGCCATCTTCAGACTGATGACAGT GTCACCCTGCTGCAAACCCATTCAGCAGAACATCTCATCCTGGGGGCAGCAAGACGCTCACTCCCt acttacaaaaatgtgattcttCCAG GAAATGACTTTGTGATCCCTCTGAGGGGGGCAGAGTTGGAGGTGGCATGAGTGGCTCGCAGGACCCAGGCGGAGCTGGTCAAGCCTCTCAGGGAACTGGGCATCACAGATAAGAAGCTTGCCTGCCTCCAAGCCATCGCTTTCCTTGCCCCAG ACTGTCCAGGGCTGGAGAACCCTCAGACAATCCGACGCTTGCGTCTCCAGGCTCACGTTCTACTTGAAGAAGCAGTGAGTGAGTAGCAGGGAAGGTTGGGGTAGCTTATCCtgatgctc ccccccccccccctgcaaagAGTTGCTTGGCAGATGGTGGAGACTCTCCGCTTGACACAGCAGCTTGGTGAAGCTAGAATGGACAGCCTTCTGCTGGAGATGCTGCTGGGGAAAGGAGCCAGGACAGAACCGTGCACATGCAGGAAACCCCGCAACAGCCTCTAG